The following are encoded in a window of Alphaproteobacteria bacterium genomic DNA:
- a CDS encoding entericidin A/B family lipoprotein → MKKLFAIFALAGTLVAATACNTVRGAGEDVESAANAVDNAT, encoded by the coding sequence ATGAAGAAGCTGTTCGCGATTTTCGCGCTCGCCGGGACGCTCGTCGCAGCGACCGCATGCAATACGGTTCGCGGCGCCGGCGAGGACGTCGAATCCGCCGCCAACGCGGTCGACAACGCGACCTGA